The proteins below come from a single Burkholderia contaminans genomic window:
- a CDS encoding NAD(P)/FAD-dependent oxidoreductase codes for MHRIIIVGGGAGGLELATRLGDRYGARGNRPARALVTLVDRNPTHIWKPLLHEVAAGSMDPFTQELEYAAQARWHGFEFQQGGLTGLDRAAKRITLSPINDSDGEELLPARELEYDTLVIAIGSTTHFFGVQGAAENAIALDTVGEAERFRKRLIAACMRAEHQAPAPTAPGEAAEPRIQVAIVGGGATGVELSAELRNTAQVLSAYGLHKLDPRHDVGIVLIESGPRILPALPERVSSATAELLEKIGVRLMLAERVTEVAPGAVHTASGKTVRADLTVWAAGIKAPSVLANLDGLQVNKLGQLDVRRTLQTFTDDNVFALGDCAACAWPGNERNVPPRAQAAHQQASFLLKAIGCRLDGRPLPEFTYRDLGSLVSLGHFSAVGNLMGGLIGGNMLIEGLFARFMYMSLYRMHIAALHGYPRMMLDTVAHWLRRTTLPRVKLH; via the coding sequence ATGCATCGGATCATCATCGTAGGCGGCGGCGCGGGCGGCCTGGAACTGGCGACGCGGCTCGGCGACCGCTACGGCGCGCGCGGCAATCGTCCCGCGCGTGCGCTTGTCACGCTCGTCGACCGCAATCCGACCCACATCTGGAAACCGCTGCTGCACGAGGTTGCGGCGGGCAGCATGGACCCGTTCACGCAGGAGCTCGAATATGCGGCGCAGGCGCGCTGGCATGGCTTCGAATTCCAGCAGGGCGGGCTGACCGGGCTCGATCGCGCGGCAAAGCGCATCACGCTGTCACCCATCAACGACAGCGACGGCGAGGAACTGCTGCCTGCCCGCGAGCTGGAATACGACACGCTCGTGATCGCGATCGGCAGTACGACTCACTTCTTCGGCGTACAGGGCGCGGCGGAAAACGCGATCGCGCTCGATACGGTGGGCGAGGCCGAGCGCTTCCGCAAGCGGCTGATCGCCGCTTGCATGCGCGCCGAGCACCAGGCGCCTGCGCCTACAGCACCGGGTGAAGCGGCCGAGCCGCGCATCCAGGTCGCGATCGTCGGTGGCGGCGCGACCGGCGTCGAGCTGTCCGCCGAGCTGCGCAACACCGCGCAGGTGCTGTCGGCCTACGGGCTGCACAAGCTCGACCCGCGGCACGACGTCGGCATCGTGCTGATCGAATCGGGGCCGCGGATCCTCCCGGCGTTGCCGGAGCGCGTGTCGTCGGCGACGGCCGAACTGCTCGAGAAGATCGGCGTGCGGCTGATGCTCGCCGAGCGCGTGACCGAGGTGGCGCCCGGGGCAGTCCATACGGCGAGCGGCAAGACGGTGCGTGCCGACCTGACGGTCTGGGCCGCCGGCATCAAGGCGCCGTCCGTACTCGCCAATCTCGACGGCCTCCAGGTCAACAAGCTCGGCCAGCTCGACGTGCGCCGCACGCTGCAGACCTTTACCGACGACAACGTATTCGCGCTCGGCGATTGTGCGGCCTGTGCATGGCCCGGCAACGAGCGCAACGTGCCGCCGCGCGCGCAGGCTGCCCATCAGCAGGCGAGCTTCCTGCTGAAGGCAATCGGCTGCCGGCTCGACGGGCGCCCGCTGCCCGAATTCACCTATCGCGACCTGGGCTCGCTCGTGTCGCTCGGCCATTTCAGCGCGGTCGGCAACCTGATGGGCGGGCTGATCGGCGGCAACATGCTGATCGAAGGACTGTTCGCGCGCTTCATGTACATGTCGCTGTACCGGATGCACATCGCCGCGCTGCACGGCTATCCGCGCATGATGCTCGACACGGTTGCACACTGGCTGCGGCGCACGACACTGCCGCGCGTCAAGCTGCACTGA
- a CDS encoding dienelactone hydrolase family protein, which produces MLKPEVDSLVPHVPFSRRKFMQAALGGAFAAAVLPVSAQTVTTDSDGLDVDTVEIRSGDASVPAYRAQPKDKTNLPVVIVIHEIFGVHAHIADVCRRFAKLGYLAIAPDLFARQGNAEKYPTIKDLVDHIVSKVPDRQVTEDLDATVAWAGKNGGDLSRLGVVGFCWGGRQSWLYAEHNPHVRAAVAWYGFVEGKTDEMTPFNPVDHASLLKVPVLGLYGEKDTNITQASLANMRKAIQASDSKLARESEIVVYPDAGHAFFADYRPSYVKADAEESWKRAIAWLHKYGVM; this is translated from the coding sequence ATGTTGAAACCCGAAGTCGACAGCCTGGTTCCCCACGTTCCGTTCTCGCGTCGCAAGTTCATGCAGGCCGCGCTGGGCGGTGCCTTCGCGGCGGCCGTACTGCCCGTGTCGGCGCAGACGGTCACGACCGACAGCGACGGGCTGGACGTCGACACCGTCGAGATCCGCTCGGGCGACGCGAGCGTGCCCGCGTATCGCGCGCAGCCGAAGGACAAGACGAACCTGCCGGTCGTCATCGTGATCCACGAGATCTTCGGCGTGCACGCGCACATCGCCGATGTCTGCCGCCGCTTCGCGAAGCTCGGTTATCTTGCGATCGCCCCCGACCTTTTCGCGCGGCAGGGCAATGCGGAGAAGTATCCGACGATCAAGGATCTGGTCGATCACATCGTCAGCAAGGTGCCGGACCGGCAGGTGACCGAGGATCTCGACGCGACCGTCGCGTGGGCCGGCAAGAACGGCGGCGACCTGTCGCGTCTCGGCGTGGTCGGGTTCTGCTGGGGTGGCCGCCAGAGCTGGCTGTATGCGGAGCACAACCCGCACGTGCGTGCGGCCGTTGCATGGTACGGGTTCGTCGAAGGCAAGACGGACGAGATGACGCCGTTCAACCCGGTCGATCATGCATCGTTGCTGAAGGTGCCCGTGCTCGGGCTGTATGGCGAGAAAGATACGAACATCACGCAGGCGTCGCTCGCGAACATGCGCAAGGCGATCCAGGCGAGCGACTCGAAGCTCGCGCGCGAATCGGAGATCGTCGTGTATCCGGATGCCGGTCACGCGTTCTTTGCCGATTACCGGCCGAGCTATGTGAAGGCCGACGCGGAGGAGAGCTGGAAGCGCGCGATCGCGTGGCTCCACAAGTACGGCGTGATGTAA
- a CDS encoding sulfurtransferase, which produces MPHTHYTTLISAANLAERLAAAPGSVALFDCRFDLVDPAAGEAAYAAGHIPGAQYLHLDRDLSGRKTGTNGRHPLPTRDALATLLASRGLKQGQQVVVYDAQGGAYAARLWWLLRWLGHDSVAVLDGGLQAWEAAGQPLATDVPHPAAGDFRAAAPLESTVDAAAVLANVNAPTRVVIDARAPDRYRGENETIDRVGGHIPGARNRFFKDNLTADGRFKTGHELREAFSAVLAGTEPNRAILQCGSGVTACHNALALEVAGLHGASLYPGSWSEWSADPSRPIATGPTP; this is translated from the coding sequence ATGCCACACACTCACTACACCACGCTCATCTCCGCCGCCAATCTCGCCGAGCGCCTGGCGGCGGCGCCCGGCAGCGTCGCGCTGTTCGACTGCCGCTTCGATCTCGTCGATCCCGCTGCCGGCGAAGCCGCGTACGCGGCCGGCCACATCCCCGGCGCCCAGTACCTCCACCTCGACCGCGACCTGTCGGGCCGCAAGACGGGCACCAACGGCCGCCATCCGCTACCGACCCGCGACGCACTCGCGACGCTGCTCGCGAGCCGCGGCCTCAAGCAGGGCCAGCAGGTCGTCGTGTACGACGCGCAAGGCGGCGCGTATGCGGCGCGCCTGTGGTGGCTGCTGCGCTGGCTCGGCCATGATTCGGTTGCCGTGCTCGACGGCGGCCTTCAGGCCTGGGAAGCAGCCGGCCAGCCGCTTGCAACCGACGTGCCGCACCCGGCCGCCGGCGATTTCCGCGCAGCCGCGCCGCTCGAATCGACGGTCGACGCGGCAGCCGTACTCGCCAACGTGAACGCACCCACGCGCGTCGTGATCGATGCACGCGCACCCGACCGCTACCGCGGTGAAAACGAAACGATCGATCGTGTGGGCGGCCACATCCCCGGCGCGCGCAATCGCTTCTTCAAGGACAACCTGACCGCCGACGGCCGCTTCAAGACCGGCCATGAACTGCGCGAGGCGTTTTCCGCCGTGCTGGCGGGCACCGAACCGAACCGCGCGATCCTGCAATGCGGCTCCGGCGTCACCGCATGCCACAACGCACTTGCGCTGGAGGTGGCGGGCCTGCATGGCGCGTCGCTGTATCCGGGCTCGTGGAGCGAATGGAGCGCCGATCCGTCGCGGCCGATCGCTACCGGCCCGACACCGTAA
- a CDS encoding aromatic ring-hydroxylating oxygenase subunit alpha, which yields MSNLSDALQLKSAHSQLPVTAYFDEALLEREIETLFKKGPRYVGHELMVPEAGDYFALPSEKEGRVLVRNQTNQIELLSNVCRHRQAIMLNGRGRTQNIVCPLHRWTYDLEGELLGAPHFPDKPCLNLGKSPLQNWQGLLFEAEGRHVARDLANLGTKHHFDFSEYLFDHVEVHECDYNWKTFIEVYLEDYHVVPFHPGLGSFVSCDDLKWEFGDWYSVQTVGVHNALAKPGSATYQKWHEQVLKFRNGVPPEFGAIWMVYYPGLMIEWYPHVLVVSWLIPQGPQKTTNIVEFYYPEEIALFEREFVEAERAAYMETAVEDDEIAMRMDAGRRALMARGESQVGPYQSPMEDGMQHFHEFLRRHLGDI from the coding sequence ATGTCCAATCTGAGCGACGCGCTTCAGTTGAAGTCGGCTCACAGCCAGCTTCCAGTCACTGCATACTTCGATGAGGCGCTACTCGAGCGCGAGATCGAAACCCTCTTCAAGAAAGGACCTCGTTACGTCGGGCACGAGTTGATGGTGCCCGAGGCGGGGGATTATTTTGCGCTGCCGTCCGAGAAGGAAGGCCGCGTGCTGGTCCGTAACCAGACGAACCAGATCGAACTGCTGTCGAACGTCTGCCGCCACCGGCAGGCGATCATGCTCAACGGGCGCGGCCGCACGCAGAACATCGTGTGCCCGCTGCACCGCTGGACGTACGACCTGGAAGGCGAGTTGCTCGGCGCACCGCACTTCCCCGACAAGCCGTGCCTGAACCTCGGCAAGAGCCCGCTGCAGAACTGGCAGGGGCTGCTGTTCGAGGCCGAGGGCCGGCATGTCGCGCGCGACCTCGCCAATCTCGGCACGAAGCATCACTTCGACTTCTCCGAGTACCTCTTCGATCACGTCGAAGTGCACGAGTGCGACTACAACTGGAAGACGTTCATCGAGGTCTACCTCGAGGATTACCACGTCGTCCCGTTCCACCCGGGCCTCGGCAGCTTCGTGTCGTGCGACGACCTCAAGTGGGAGTTCGGCGACTGGTACAGCGTGCAGACGGTCGGCGTGCACAACGCCCTCGCGAAACCGGGCAGCGCGACTTACCAGAAATGGCACGAGCAGGTGCTGAAGTTCCGAAACGGCGTGCCGCCGGAGTTCGGCGCGATCTGGATGGTCTACTACCCGGGCCTGATGATCGAGTGGTATCCGCACGTGCTCGTCGTGTCGTGGCTGATTCCGCAAGGCCCGCAGAAGACGACCAACATCGTCGAGTTCTATTACCCCGAGGAAATCGCGCTGTTCGAACGCGAATTCGTCGAGGCGGAACGCGCCGCCTATATGGAAACGGCCGTCGAGGACGACGAGATCGCGATGCGGATGGACGCAGGCCGCCGTGCGCTGATGGCCCGCGGCGAGTCGCAGGTCGGCCCGTACCAGAGCCCGATGGAAGACGGCATGCAGCACTTCCACGAGTTCCTGCGCCGCCACCTCGGCGACATTTGA
- a CDS encoding exodeoxyribonuclease VII small subunit has product MAKTASPGATPPGNGTEPLPDNYETALAELETLVARMEGGALSLEDSLTAYRRGATLVAFCQQQLEKVEQQVRVLDGATLKPLSSGTAATDGEDDDL; this is encoded by the coding sequence ATGGCGAAAACCGCATCCCCAGGCGCCACGCCGCCCGGCAATGGTACCGAACCGTTGCCGGACAATTACGAAACGGCGCTCGCGGAACTCGAGACGCTGGTTGCACGGATGGAAGGCGGCGCGTTGAGCCTCGAGGATTCACTGACGGCGTATCGCCGCGGTGCGACCCTCGTTGCGTTTTGCCAACAGCAGCTCGAGAAAGTGGAGCAGCAGGTTCGCGTGCTCGACGGCGCGACGCTGAAGCCGCTTTCGTCCGGAACGGCCGCCACGGACGGCGAAGACGACGATCTATGA
- a CDS encoding polyprenyl synthetase family protein, with protein sequence MTFEQWMRSVLDRVEDALGHYLPAETTMPAKLHEAMRYAVLGGGKRVRPLLCHAAGELTGATEGARNAAAAALEMIHVYSLVHDDMPCMDDDALRRGKPTVHVQYDEPTALLVGDALQSQAFVALTDAAALSPVQQAALVRELALASGSIGMAGGQAIDLASVGLKLTLEQLETMHRKKTGALLRAAVRMGALAGETPSAETMAALDVYAGAVGLAFQVVDDILDVTTDSATLGKTAGKDAANDKPTYVSILGLEASRELAAQLRAEAHDALKPFGARAQRLAELADLVVNRVS encoded by the coding sequence ATGACATTCGAACAATGGATGCGGTCCGTGCTGGACCGTGTCGAGGACGCACTCGGCCACTATTTGCCCGCTGAAACGACGATGCCGGCGAAACTCCACGAGGCGATGCGTTATGCGGTCCTCGGCGGCGGCAAACGCGTTCGCCCGCTGCTGTGCCATGCAGCAGGCGAACTGACCGGCGCGACGGAAGGGGCGCGCAACGCGGCGGCGGCGGCGCTGGAGATGATCCACGTCTACTCGCTCGTGCACGACGACATGCCGTGCATGGACGACGACGCACTGCGTCGCGGCAAGCCGACCGTGCACGTGCAGTATGACGAGCCGACGGCGCTGCTCGTCGGCGACGCGCTGCAGTCGCAGGCATTCGTTGCGCTGACCGACGCCGCTGCGCTGTCGCCGGTGCAGCAGGCTGCGCTCGTGCGCGAGCTGGCGCTGGCAAGCGGCTCGATCGGCATGGCCGGCGGGCAGGCGATCGACCTGGCGAGCGTCGGCCTCAAGCTGACGCTCGAGCAGCTCGAGACGATGCACCGGAAAAAGACGGGCGCATTGCTGCGCGCGGCCGTGCGGATGGGCGCGCTGGCCGGCGAAACGCCGTCCGCGGAAACGATGGCTGCGCTCGATGTGTACGCGGGGGCCGTGGGTCTGGCCTTCCAGGTCGTCGACGACATTCTCGACGTCACGACCGATTCGGCGACGCTCGGCAAGACGGCCGGCAAGGACGCGGCAAACGACAAGCCGACCTATGTATCGATCCTCGGTCTCGAGGCGTCGCGCGAGCTCGCAGCGCAACTGCGCGCCGAAGCGCACGACGCACTGAAACCGTTCGGCGCACGCGCTCAGCGTCTGGCCGAACTTGCCGACCTGGTAGTGAACCGGGTCAGCTGA
- the dxs gene encoding 1-deoxy-D-xylulose-5-phosphate synthase, with translation MYDLLKTIDDPADLRRLDRRQLQPLADELRAFVLDSVSKTGGHLSSNLGTVELTIALHYVFNTPNDRIVWDVGHQTYPHKILTGRRDQMHSLRQQDGISGFPRRSESEYDTFGTAHSSTSISAALGMAIGSQLNGDDRFSIAVIGDGAMTAGMAFEAMNNAGVSEDAKVLVILNDNDMSISPPVGALNRHLARLMSGRFYAAARAGVERVLSVAPPVLELARKLEEHAKGMVVPATLFEEFGFNYIGPIDGHDLDSLIPTLQNIRELRGPQFLHVVTKKGQGYKLAEADPVLYHGPGKFNPAEGIKPSATPAKKTYTQVFGEWLCDEAERDTRVVGITPAMREGSGMVEFEKRFKDRYYDVGIAEQHAVTFAGGMATEGLKPVVAIYSTFLQRAYDQLIHDVALQNLPVVFAIDRAGLVGADGATHAGAYDLAFMRCIPNMTIMAASDENECRQMLHTALQQPNPTAVRYPRGAGTGVPTVKEFTEIPLGKGEVRRQTSQPEGKRVAILAFGTMVAPSLAAAEELDATVANMRFVKPIDAALVRELAETHDYVVTVEEGCVMGGAGSACVEALMESGVIRPVLQLGLPDLFIDHGDPAKLLSQCGLDGAGIAKSIRERFLNPAADVAGQAKRVA, from the coding sequence ATGTACGACTTGCTGAAAACCATCGACGACCCGGCGGATTTGCGCCGCCTCGATCGTCGCCAACTTCAACCGCTCGCGGATGAACTGCGCGCGTTCGTGCTCGACAGTGTGTCGAAGACGGGCGGCCATTTGTCGTCCAACCTCGGGACGGTCGAGCTGACGATCGCGTTGCACTACGTGTTCAACACGCCGAACGATCGCATCGTCTGGGACGTGGGCCACCAGACCTACCCGCACAAGATCCTGACGGGCCGCCGCGACCAGATGCATTCGCTGCGCCAGCAGGATGGCATCTCGGGCTTCCCGCGTCGCAGCGAATCCGAATACGACACGTTCGGCACCGCGCACTCGAGCACGTCGATCTCGGCCGCGCTCGGCATGGCGATCGGCAGTCAGCTGAACGGCGACGACCGCTTCTCGATCGCCGTGATCGGCGACGGCGCGATGACGGCCGGCATGGCGTTCGAGGCGATGAACAACGCGGGCGTGTCGGAAGATGCGAAAGTGCTCGTGATCCTGAACGACAACGACATGTCGATCTCGCCGCCGGTCGGCGCGCTGAATCGCCATCTCGCACGCCTGATGTCGGGCCGCTTCTATGCGGCTGCGCGCGCGGGCGTCGAGCGCGTGCTGAGCGTTGCGCCGCCGGTGCTCGAACTCGCACGCAAGCTCGAAGAGCACGCGAAGGGCATGGTCGTGCCGGCTACGCTGTTCGAAGAGTTCGGCTTCAACTACATCGGCCCGATCGACGGTCACGATCTCGATTCGCTGATCCCGACGCTGCAGAACATCCGCGAACTGCGCGGCCCGCAGTTCCTGCACGTGGTGACGAAGAAAGGCCAGGGCTACAAGCTCGCCGAAGCGGATCCCGTGCTTTATCACGGCCCCGGCAAGTTCAACCCGGCCGAAGGCATCAAGCCGTCGGCCACGCCCGCGAAGAAGACGTACACGCAGGTGTTCGGCGAGTGGCTGTGCGACGAAGCCGAGCGCGATACGCGTGTCGTCGGCATCACGCCCGCGATGCGCGAAGGCTCGGGCATGGTCGAGTTCGAGAAGCGCTTCAAGGATCGCTACTACGACGTCGGCATTGCCGAACAGCACGCGGTGACGTTCGCGGGCGGCATGGCAACCGAAGGCCTCAAGCCGGTCGTCGCGATTTACTCGACGTTCCTGCAACGTGCATACGACCAGCTGATCCACGACGTCGCGCTGCAGAACCTGCCGGTCGTGTTCGCGATCGACCGCGCGGGCCTGGTCGGCGCGGATGGCGCGACGCACGCGGGCGCGTACGATCTCGCGTTCATGCGCTGCATCCCGAACATGACGATCATGGCTGCGTCCGACGAGAACGAATGCCGCCAGATGCTGCACACGGCGCTGCAGCAGCCGAACCCGACCGCGGTGCGCTATCCGCGCGGCGCGGGCACGGGCGTGCCGACGGTGAAGGAATTCACCGAGATCCCGCTCGGCAAGGGTGAAGTGCGTCGCCAGACGTCGCAGCCGGAAGGCAAGCGCGTCGCAATCCTCGCGTTCGGCACGATGGTTGCACCGTCGCTCGCCGCGGCCGAGGAACTCGATGCGACCGTTGCGAACATGCGCTTCGTGAAGCCGATCGATGCGGCGCTCGTGCGTGAACTCGCCGAGACGCACGACTACGTCGTCACGGTCGAGGAAGGCTGCGTGATGGGCGGTGCGGGCTCGGCCTGCGTGGAAGCCCTGATGGAGAGTGGGGTTATCCGACCCGTACTACAATTGGGCCTCCCTGACCTGTTCATCGATCACGGCGACCCCGCGAAGCTGCTGTCGCAATGCGGCCTCGACGGCGCGGGTATCGCGAAATCGATTCGCGAACGCTTTCTGAATCCGGCGGCCGATGTCGCCGGTCAGGCGAAGCGCGTCGCATAA
- the folE2 gene encoding GTP cyclohydrolase FolE2 translates to MNQMNPAFVMPDVQSTVDTRQIPIQRVGVKAVRHPLTVCTESGDVQPTVGVWNLDVRLPADQKGTHMSRFVALLEENRAPLTVERFRAMLASMLEKLEAEAGRIEVTFPYFVNKTAPVSGVQSLLDYEVTLAGESRNGDTRLFLKVLVPVTSLCPCSKKISQYGAHNQRSHVTIDAELAADLPVEALIRIAEEEASCELWGLLKRPDEKFVTERAYENPKFVEDLVRDVAQRLDADERVVAYVLEAENFESIHNHSAYALIERDKRQAA, encoded by the coding sequence ATGAACCAGATGAATCCCGCCTTCGTGATGCCCGACGTGCAGAGCACGGTGGATACCCGCCAGATTCCGATTCAGCGTGTGGGCGTGAAGGCGGTCCGGCATCCGTTGACGGTGTGTACCGAAAGCGGCGACGTGCAGCCGACCGTCGGTGTCTGGAACCTCGATGTCCGCCTGCCGGCCGACCAGAAGGGCACGCACATGTCGCGTTTCGTCGCGCTGCTCGAGGAGAACCGTGCACCGCTGACGGTCGAGCGTTTCCGTGCGATGCTCGCATCGATGCTCGAGAAGCTGGAAGCCGAAGCCGGCCGCATCGAAGTGACGTTCCCGTACTTCGTGAACAAGACGGCGCCGGTGTCGGGCGTGCAGAGCCTGCTCGACTATGAAGTGACGCTCGCAGGCGAAAGCCGCAACGGCGATACGCGCCTGTTCCTGAAGGTGCTCGTGCCGGTGACGAGCCTGTGCCCATGCTCGAAGAAGATCTCGCAGTACGGCGCGCACAACCAGCGTTCGCACGTGACGATCGACGCGGAGCTCGCGGCCGACCTGCCGGTCGAGGCGCTGATCCGTATCGCCGAGGAAGAGGCGTCGTGCGAGCTGTGGGGGCTGCTGAAGCGTCCGGACGAGAAGTTCGTGACCGAGCGCGCGTACGAGAACCCGAAGTTCGTCGAGGATCTCGTGCGTGACGTCGCGCAGCGTCTCGATGCGGACGAGCGTGTGGTGGCATACGTGCTCGAAGCCGAGAACTTCGAGTCGATCCACAATCACAGCGCGTATGCGCTGATCGAACGCGACAAGCGGCAGGCTGCATAA